One Flavobacterium sp. 90 DNA segment encodes these proteins:
- a CDS encoding Crp/Fnr family transcriptional regulator: MFEKIHDYLSRFARLSEQEIKIFENSLEFRKVPKKTILLHAGEICNFEAYINKGCIREYFVDRDGIELTLQFATEDWWVSDITSFEDQVPSDMYIETLEDCELLVLSRQTKENLINEVPQLERMFRLMIQRHLSKLQKRLFKTVSSTAMEQYVEFLNRYPTLSQRVSQQYIASYLGITPEFLSRLRAKHLKNG, translated from the coding sequence ATGTTTGAGAAAATACACGATTATCTTTCCCGATTTGCCAGACTATCAGAACAAGAGATTAAAATTTTTGAAAACAGTCTGGAGTTTAGAAAAGTTCCTAAGAAAACAATTCTGTTACATGCGGGCGAAATCTGCAATTTTGAAGCTTATATAAATAAAGGTTGCATAAGAGAATATTTTGTGGATCGTGACGGAATAGAACTCACATTGCAATTTGCAACCGAAGATTGGTGGGTAAGCGATATTACGAGTTTTGAGGATCAGGTGCCAAGTGATATGTATATCGAAACGCTGGAAGATTGCGAACTACTAGTTTTAAGCCGTCAAACGAAAGAAAATCTGATCAATGAAGTTCCACAATTAGAACGCATGTTTCGGTTAATGATTCAAAGGCATTTATCGAAATTACAGAAGCGGTTGTTCAAAACCGTTTCTTCAACTGCTATGGAACAATATGTAGAATTTCTGAATCGATATCCAACATTATCGCAGCGGGTTTCGCAACAATATATTGCTTCATATTTAGGAATCACGCCCGAGTTTTTGAGCAGATTAAGAGCGAAACATTTGAAGAATGGATAA
- a CDS encoding alpha-galactosidase — protein sequence MTYGKSGIITYDVQQKTIAVNQSGKNIFSGAKVSVIVNSRTISVSDYAEAVLSKEAIHDDLGKGLKYTLTYKDKNNPTLIQSFITYNNQSYFITQIEILGNGNQIATNYISPLDLGKVSFDKIENLQTVFVPYDNDAFISYDSKKLEAVSQNTSAEVGILFNNTSRNGFIVGSLEHTVWKSAVKTINKNKEPLFSAWAGYSEKETTRDSIAHGIVKGDKVSSPKFFVGYYADWRNGMEEYAKTNRIVEKPLVFAWDKPTPVGWNSWGVLMEKINYDNTTKVADFFANSIPQFRVGNTAFIDLDSFWDNMVKGGFSGDFSKLKEFADYCKSKGLEPGAYWAPFTDWGWKDGPNRKAEGSDYTFGEMWTKTGNTYFDFDGARAIDPTHPGTLKRVDYVINKLKACGFKMIKIDFLGHAAAESTSFYDKNVTTGMQAYKVGMEHLVKALDGQMLIYAAISPNMATSRYAHVRRIACDAWKTIEQTQYTLNSVNYGWWQTYAYDYIDADHVVFADVTEGENRARLISAVITGTLITGDDYSKEGIWSKRAKEWLQNKELLKIVANGVAFRPVEGNTGKLTTEVFEQKIGNDWYIAVLNYGASSKNYELPLERLGIKNGNYKLQDLFTSENIDVKNNVIKVTLGAKDAHLYKVINH from the coding sequence ATGACTTATGGTAAAAGCGGAATTATTACTTACGATGTTCAACAAAAGACAATTGCCGTAAATCAATCCGGAAAAAATATTTTTTCGGGAGCAAAAGTTTCGGTTATTGTGAATAGTAGAACAATTTCTGTGAGCGATTATGCGGAAGCTGTTTTGTCAAAAGAAGCGATTCATGATGATTTAGGGAAAGGTTTAAAATATACGCTTACTTATAAAGACAAAAATAATCCAACGCTAATCCAGAGTTTTATAACTTATAACAATCAGTCGTATTTTATAACTCAAATCGAAATTTTAGGTAACGGAAATCAAATTGCAACCAATTATATTTCGCCATTAGATTTAGGAAAAGTTAGTTTTGATAAAATCGAAAATCTGCAAACTGTTTTCGTTCCTTATGATAATGACGCTTTTATAAGTTATGATTCGAAGAAACTAGAGGCAGTTTCTCAAAATACAAGTGCAGAAGTTGGGATTCTTTTTAATAATACTTCGCGAAATGGTTTTATCGTTGGCTCTCTTGAACATACGGTTTGGAAAAGTGCTGTAAAAACGATCAATAAAAACAAGGAACCATTATTTTCTGCTTGGGCAGGATATTCAGAAAAAGAAACTACACGTGATAGTATCGCTCACGGAATTGTAAAAGGCGATAAAGTTTCGTCTCCAAAATTCTTCGTGGGTTATTATGCTGATTGGAGAAACGGAATGGAAGAATATGCCAAAACGAATCGAATTGTTGAGAAACCTTTAGTCTTCGCGTGGGACAAACCAACTCCGGTTGGCTGGAATAGTTGGGGTGTTTTGATGGAAAAAATCAATTATGATAATACGACAAAAGTGGCTGATTTCTTTGCTAATTCAATTCCGCAATTTCGTGTTGGAAATACCGCTTTTATCGATTTAGATTCTTTTTGGGATAATATGGTTAAAGGTGGTTTTTCAGGAGATTTTAGTAAACTAAAAGAATTCGCAGATTATTGCAAAAGCAAAGGTCTGGAACCTGGAGCATATTGGGCGCCTTTTACAGATTGGGGCTGGAAAGATGGTCCAAATCGAAAAGCCGAAGGAAGCGATTATACTTTTGGTGAAATGTGGACGAAAACCGGAAATACTTATTTTGATTTTGATGGTGCTCGTGCCATTGATCCTACGCATCCCGGAACGCTTAAACGTGTTGATTATGTAATTAATAAACTAAAAGCGTGTGGTTTTAAAATGATTAAAATCGACTTTTTAGGTCACGCTGCTGCGGAATCTACTTCGTTTTATGATAAAAATGTTACGACCGGAATGCAGGCTTACAAAGTAGGAATGGAGCATTTGGTAAAAGCTCTTGACGGACAAATGCTTATTTATGCGGCAATTTCTCCAAATATGGCAACTTCTCGTTATGCACACGTTCGTCGTATTGCGTGTGATGCCTGGAAAACAATTGAGCAAACGCAATATACCTTAAATAGTGTGAATTATGGTTGGTGGCAAACGTATGCTTACGATTATATAGATGCAGATCATGTGGTTTTTGCTGATGTTACAGAAGGCGAAAACCGTGCAAGATTAATTTCGGCGGTTATTACCGGTACATTAATTACTGGAGACGATTATAGCAAAGAAGGAATCTGGAGCAAACGTGCAAAAGAATGGCTTCAGAATAAAGAGCTTTTAAAAATTGTTGCAAATGGTGTCGCATTCCGTCCTGTAGAAGGAAATACGGGAAAATTAACCACCGAAGTTTTCGAACAAAAAATTGGTAACGATTGGTATATCGCGGTTTTAAATTATGGCGCTTCAAGCAAAAATTATGAACTTCCTCTAGAAAGATTAGGAATAAAAAACGGCAATTATAAATTGCAGGATCTTTTTACTTCTGAAAATATTGACGTAAAAAACAATGTTATAAAAGTCACCCTTGGCGCGAAAGATGCGCATTTGTATAAAGTTATAAATCACTAA
- a CDS encoding sialate O-acetylesterase, with the protein MQLKKHLFKNTMLVLALFIISSNSVHATVLLPSFFTDDMVLQQKSSVPFWGESDAKSVTIITSWDKKTYTSKVENGKWKVILKTPIYGGPYTITINDGTVKTLNNVLIGEVWLCSGQSNMEMPLEGWGKISNYKEEIENANYPQIRLLQAEHIESTLPLNTLKVQHDGWNVCSPKTIADFSATAYFFARKIYNEKKIPIGLIHSSWGGTLIEAWTSSGALTTIHDFDSEIQAMKSETDNAALLQKYNADMAVWEKNLTASDKGFSEEKAIWATSNFDDSAWKTMKLPSFFDTNGLGNFDGVVWFRKKITVQDNTVDFSLNYYADDEDMIWINGNYIGETKGYNVERHYTIPAKFLKKGENTITIRVFDGSGNGGVYGDEKIALKSTKETISLVGDWKYNIGVDSKDLPVKPYLAQGQNRPSAIYNAMIAPIIDYKIKGVIWYQGESNAERAYQYQKLFPLLINDWREKFKDKNLPFLFVQLANYKEQKQQPEDSDWAELREAQFKALRLPNTGMAVTTDIGNGADIHPKNKQDVGGRLANIALAKVYNTKIDYSGPLYKSYSIKENVVTIDFDFNENIKPRDNLLKGFSIAGSDQKFHWADAKIVNGKVEVFAQGVTNPVAVRYNWADNPAGNLTNASGLPASSFRTDVWAGITQEKK; encoded by the coding sequence ATGCAGCTGAAAAAACATCTTTTTAAGAATACGATGCTTGTATTGGCATTGTTTATTATATCGTCAAATAGCGTTCATGCTACAGTATTATTGCCGTCTTTCTTTACGGATGATATGGTGTTGCAACAGAAAAGTTCAGTTCCGTTTTGGGGAGAAAGCGATGCGAAATCGGTAACTATTATAACTTCCTGGGATAAAAAAACATATACTTCTAAGGTTGAAAATGGTAAATGGAAAGTGATTTTGAAAACTCCCATTTATGGCGGACCTTATACCATTACAATAAATGACGGAACTGTAAAAACGCTTAATAATGTTTTGATTGGAGAAGTTTGGTTGTGTTCCGGACAAAGCAATATGGAAATGCCTCTGGAAGGTTGGGGAAAAATCAGTAATTATAAGGAAGAAATTGAAAACGCGAATTATCCGCAAATACGATTATTACAAGCGGAACATATCGAAAGTACTTTACCATTAAATACATTAAAAGTACAACACGACGGCTGGAATGTTTGCAGTCCAAAAACGATAGCAGATTTTAGTGCAACTGCTTATTTTTTTGCCAGAAAGATTTACAACGAAAAAAAGATTCCAATTGGGTTAATTCATTCTTCTTGGGGAGGAACCTTAATTGAAGCCTGGACAAGTTCTGGAGCGTTAACGACAATTCATGATTTTGATTCTGAAATTCAAGCCATGAAATCTGAAACTGATAACGCTGCATTATTGCAAAAATATAATGCTGATATGGCGGTTTGGGAAAAGAATTTGACAGCTTCAGACAAAGGATTTTCGGAAGAAAAAGCAATTTGGGCAACATCAAATTTTGATGATTCGGCTTGGAAAACAATGAAACTGCCTTCTTTTTTTGACACTAACGGATTAGGGAATTTTGATGGAGTAGTTTGGTTTAGAAAAAAGATCACAGTTCAGGATAATACTGTAGACTTTAGTCTAAATTATTATGCAGATGATGAAGATATGATTTGGATAAACGGAAATTATATTGGCGAAACTAAAGGTTATAACGTTGAACGTCATTATACAATTCCAGCTAAATTCTTGAAAAAAGGCGAAAACACAATTACAATAAGAGTTTTTGACGGATCAGGAAATGGAGGCGTTTATGGCGATGAAAAAATAGCTTTAAAATCTACTAAAGAAACCATTTCATTAGTTGGTGACTGGAAATATAATATTGGAGTCGATAGTAAAGATTTGCCTGTAAAACCGTATTTGGCTCAAGGCCAAAACCGACCAAGCGCCATATATAATGCGATGATTGCACCAATTATAGATTATAAAATAAAAGGAGTAATCTGGTATCAGGGAGAAAGTAATGCCGAAAGAGCGTATCAATATCAGAAGTTATTTCCTTTGCTGATAAACGATTGGAGAGAAAAATTCAAAGATAAAAATTTGCCGTTTTTGTTTGTTCAATTGGCCAATTATAAAGAACAGAAACAGCAACCAGAAGATTCTGATTGGGCAGAGTTAAGAGAAGCACAATTTAAAGCTTTGAGATTGCCAAATACTGGAATGGCGGTTACAACTGATATTGGAAACGGAGCAGATATTCACCCGAAAAACAAACAAGATGTTGGAGGTCGATTGGCAAATATAGCTTTGGCAAAAGTGTATAATACCAAAATCGATTATTCGGGACCACTTTATAAATCGTATTCTATAAAGGAAAATGTGGTGACTATTGATTTTGATTTCAATGAAAATATAAAACCCAGAGACAATCTGCTAAAAGGATTTTCGATTGCAGGATCTGATCAAAAGTTTCATTGGGCGGATGCTAAAATAGTAAATGGCAAAGTTGAAGTTTTTGCTCAGGGCGTAACAAATCCGGTTGCAGTGCGCTACAATTGGGCTGATAATCCTGCCGGAAATTTAACGAATGCATCAGGTTTACCTGCATCGTCTTTTAGAACAGATGTTTGGGCAGGAATTACACAAGAAAAGAAATAA
- a CDS encoding alpha-galactosidase: MKKQFTTLRQSFTIAFFILTSYGSTIAAQEIISVKTKSNALVLQVTPGKELNTIYLGEKLANDFEYVKIQGQFRQGTDYSGIYNAAYTPSGSKNLLEPAIAVTHSDGNTSLDLLYVKHTTKTIATGISQTEITLKDNVYPIEVHMFIQSYYDTDVIEQWTTIQHSEKSNITLNKYASANLYLKGYNNFYLNQYHGDWAKEMQPEETKLTHGIKVLDTKLGSRANLFQPSVFMVSLDKPATEDEGKVLFAGLEWSGNFRTDLELDPLNNLRVISGINNAAAAYSLAKNEVFTTPKFWYTLSSKGKGNASRNLHDWSRNYKILDGKGSRMTLLNNWEATYFNFDENKLKVLIADSKKLGVDMFLLDDGWFGNNFPRNNDDAALGDWDVNKKKLPNGIGILVKTAKDNQVKFGIWIEPEMVNPASDLYKKHPEWIVKQPGRAEHYFRNQLVLDLSNPKVQDFVYGVVDNLFTENPELAYIKWDCNALIYNAYSSNLKDKQNNFYTDYVNGLYKVLERIRVKYPKVPMMLCSGGGGRVDYAALKYFTEFWPSDNTDPLERVYMQWEYSYFYPALTIAAHVTDWGKQPIKYRTDVAMMGRLGFDIVVKDLNEKDLAYAQQAIKNYGALSTTIWQGDQYRLQNPWGNDAASVMFVNKNGNEAVVFSYLVNSRYEAGTHLPIKLKGLEAGQNYKVEEINVYPDKKAAVETVTYSGDFLMQVGINPNVNSSNTSVVLKITKA; encoded by the coding sequence ATGAAAAAACAATTTACAACTTTAAGGCAGTCTTTTACGATCGCATTTTTTATTCTGACGAGTTATGGCAGCACAATAGCAGCACAAGAAATTATCTCGGTTAAAACCAAAAGTAATGCACTTGTTTTGCAAGTAACTCCGGGAAAAGAATTGAATACCATTTATTTAGGAGAAAAATTAGCGAATGATTTTGAATATGTAAAAATTCAAGGTCAGTTTCGTCAGGGAACAGATTATTCAGGGATTTATAATGCGGCTTATACGCCTTCAGGATCTAAAAATTTATTAGAACCTGCAATCGCTGTAACTCACTCTGACGGAAATACTTCGCTTGATTTATTATACGTAAAACATACTACAAAAACGATCGCTACAGGAATTTCTCAAACCGAAATTACGCTTAAAGATAATGTATATCCAATTGAGGTTCATATGTTTATTCAATCGTATTATGATACTGATGTGATCGAACAATGGACAACAATTCAACATTCTGAGAAATCGAATATTACTTTAAACAAATATGCTTCGGCAAATTTATACCTTAAAGGATATAATAATTTCTATTTGAATCAATATCACGGTGATTGGGCAAAAGAAATGCAACCTGAGGAAACGAAATTAACACACGGAATTAAAGTTTTGGATACTAAATTAGGTTCTCGTGCTAATTTATTTCAGCCTTCAGTATTTATGGTTTCTCTTGATAAACCTGCTACAGAAGATGAAGGAAAGGTTTTGTTTGCAGGTCTAGAATGGTCAGGAAATTTCAGAACTGATTTAGAATTAGATCCTTTGAATAATCTTCGTGTTATTTCCGGTATTAATAATGCTGCTGCAGCTTATTCATTGGCTAAAAATGAAGTTTTTACAACGCCTAAGTTTTGGTACACATTATCGTCTAAAGGAAAAGGAAATGCAAGCCGTAATTTGCACGATTGGTCTAGAAATTACAAAATATTAGACGGAAAAGGAAGCCGTATGACATTGCTTAACAACTGGGAAGCGACTTATTTTAACTTTGACGAAAACAAATTAAAAGTGCTTATCGCCGATAGTAAAAAACTTGGCGTGGATATGTTTTTATTGGATGACGGATGGTTTGGAAACAACTTTCCTCGTAACAATGATGATGCAGCGCTTGGAGATTGGGACGTAAATAAAAAGAAATTACCAAACGGAATTGGAATTTTAGTGAAAACGGCTAAAGACAATCAGGTGAAATTTGGAATCTGGATTGAGCCTGAAATGGTAAATCCTGCGAGTGATTTGTACAAAAAACATCCGGAATGGATTGTAAAACAGCCGGGAAGAGCGGAACATTATTTCCGTAATCAATTGGTTTTAGACTTATCAAACCCAAAAGTTCAGGATTTTGTTTACGGAGTTGTAGACAATCTTTTTACAGAAAATCCGGAATTAGCTTATATCAAATGGGATTGTAATGCGTTGATTTACAACGCGTATTCAAGTAATTTGAAAGACAAACAAAATAATTTTTACACAGATTATGTAAACGGACTTTACAAAGTTCTGGAACGTATTCGTGTAAAATATCCAAAAGTGCCAATGATGCTTTGTTCCGGCGGTGGCGGAAGAGTAGATTATGCAGCTTTAAAATACTTTACAGAATTCTGGCCAAGTGACAATACAGATCCTTTGGAGCGTGTATATATGCAATGGGAATACTCGTATTTTTATCCTGCTTTGACTATCGCAGCGCACGTTACAGATTGGGGAAAACAACCTATTAAATACCGTACAGATGTTGCGATGATGGGAAGATTAGGTTTTGATATTGTGGTTAAAGATCTAAATGAGAAAGATTTAGCTTATGCGCAACAAGCGATAAAAAACTATGGCGCTTTGAGCACTACAATTTGGCAAGGAGATCAATATCGTTTGCAAAATCCTTGGGGAAATGATGCGGCATCTGTAATGTTTGTGAATAAAAATGGTAATGAAGCGGTAGTTTTTAGCTATTTGGTAAATTCACGATATGAAGCAGGAACACATCTTCCGATAAAATTAAAAGGACTTGAAGCGGGACAAAACTATAAAGTGGAAGAAATCAATGTTTATCCGGATAAAAAAGCTGCGGTAGAAACCGTGACGTATTCCGGAGATTTTTTAATGCAGGTTGGAATTAATCCAAATGTAAATTCTTCAAATACGAGTGTTGTTCTAAAAATTACTAAGGCCTAA
- a CDS encoding GntR family transcriptional regulator, protein MKQIIQQIKNLESINSFSKHEQLVQGIINAIDEKVVTKGDLLPSVNTFISELGFARETIAKAYKELVHRGIIESKNRLGYFVATNDVKQELKVALLIFAFDIFQETFYENFRKGLGKNVQLDIFFHHNNFDTFESIVQNIKGKYGMFVIAPIPSVKTPPVLKLLPTNRVLLVDRFIETDEDYNYVAQEFGDSSYNAFVQLKDKIKKYDEIIFFFKPSSAEPDEILNSFKRFMKDYDIKGVIKEEYVSGSLEKGKVYFTIHNLELWEMLKDSKVKGLKIGKDIGFISHNDDIVKEIIFDGVTTFSTDFAEMGKKAANFVLNRKKTQEIIPTVLVDRNSL, encoded by the coding sequence ATGAAGCAAATTATTCAACAGATAAAAAATCTTGAATCTATAAATTCCTTCTCTAAACATGAGCAATTGGTTCAGGGAATAATTAATGCAATTGATGAAAAAGTAGTTACAAAAGGTGATTTACTTCCATCTGTCAATACTTTTATAAGCGAATTAGGTTTTGCCAGAGAAACTATTGCCAAAGCTTATAAAGAACTTGTACACAGAGGAATCATCGAATCAAAAAACCGATTGGGTTATTTTGTGGCAACAAATGATGTAAAACAAGAGCTAAAAGTGGCTTTATTGATCTTTGCATTTGATATTTTTCAAGAGACTTTTTATGAAAATTTCAGAAAAGGTCTTGGGAAAAACGTTCAGTTAGATATCTTTTTTCACCATAATAATTTTGATACTTTCGAAAGTATTGTTCAAAATATAAAAGGAAAATACGGTATGTTTGTTATTGCTCCGATTCCGAGTGTAAAAACGCCACCTGTTTTAAAATTATTGCCAACAAACAGAGTTTTGCTGGTAGATCGTTTTATAGAAACTGATGAAGATTATAATTATGTTGCACAAGAGTTTGGCGATTCGTCGTACAATGCTTTTGTGCAGCTAAAAGATAAAATTAAGAAGTACGACGAAATCATTTTCTTCTTTAAACCATCGTCTGCAGAACCTGATGAGATTTTAAACTCGTTTAAAAGATTCATGAAGGATTATGATATCAAAGGCGTGATAAAAGAAGAATATGTTTCAGGATCTCTTGAAAAAGGGAAAGTATATTTCACAATTCACAATCTTGAACTTTGGGAAATGCTGAAAGATTCTAAAGTAAAAGGTCTTAAGATTGGTAAAGACATTGGGTTTATTTCGCATAATGATGATATTGTAAAAGAGATCATTTTTGACGGAGTTACCACATTCTCTACAGATTTCGCTGAAATGGGAAAAAAAGCAGCAAATTTTGTTCTAAATCGTAAAAAAACTCAGGAGATTATTCCAACAGTTTTGGTTGACAGAAATTCGCTGTAA
- a CDS encoding solute:sodium symporter family transporter, which yields MNVWSIVSFILVTGLIALISAIKTRKKKVQTTSGLFFADHNNNFFVVGGALLLSNISANQFIGENESIYTNNMSVIAWGVSSVLAMLLVAEYFLPIYFRTGAMTIPDYLGKRYDQSTKRLVSIVFLCSYIVNLLPAVLYGGAVALTGMFNFLEPLHLTYWQNIWIMVWVIGLTGCAYSVLGGLRAISISDTILSIGLLTIGIAFPYFGFKFLGHGDWSQGLHIMLSQNKEHLNAIGSPTDEVPLSTIFTGMFIMNLYYWGMEQFIVQQALSAKSLSHSQKGMGLACLGKLLCPFIINIPGLIGVHLYKNLENTTEVFPLVVKDTLPTLLIGLTAAVVLGAAISTFNAGLNSSSTLFVLNLYKPWLEKRNKEITEKHLVYTGRKFEIIVSALAMFSAPFIMFSKAGFYTYLQQLGGMFCVPIFTIILVGFVSKKVPPQAARIGMVFFILSYVIFNYILDIKLHYLHMLAILFVLTTICMLFVSRFYPNYKYIEIKLESVGLAPWKNRYWYFGALLIGMISIFVLFSKWGIA from the coding sequence ATGAATGTTTGGTCAATCGTCAGTTTTATATTAGTTACAGGTCTTATTGCCCTGATTTCAGCAATAAAAACACGCAAAAAAAAGGTACAAACCACAAGCGGACTTTTTTTTGCAGATCACAACAATAACTTTTTCGTAGTAGGAGGAGCATTGTTGTTAAGCAATATAAGTGCGAATCAATTTATAGGCGAAAACGAATCTATTTATACCAATAATATGAGCGTTATAGCGTGGGGCGTGAGTTCTGTGCTGGCAATGTTATTGGTTGCAGAATACTTTTTGCCTATTTATTTTCGTACCGGAGCCATGACGATTCCGGATTATTTAGGAAAACGCTACGATCAATCTACCAAAAGATTGGTGTCGATTGTATTTTTATGCAGTTATATTGTTAATCTACTTCCTGCAGTTTTATATGGCGGAGCAGTTGCCCTTACGGGAATGTTCAATTTCTTAGAACCTTTACACTTAACGTATTGGCAAAATATCTGGATTATGGTTTGGGTAATCGGATTAACCGGTTGCGCTTATTCAGTTCTTGGTGGTTTGCGCGCAATATCGATAAGTGATACTATTTTGAGCATTGGATTATTGACTATTGGAATCGCTTTTCCTTATTTTGGATTCAAATTTCTTGGTCATGGAGATTGGTCTCAGGGTTTGCACATCATGCTTTCGCAGAATAAAGAGCATCTGAACGCTATTGGAAGTCCAACTGACGAAGTTCCGTTAAGTACTATTTTTACAGGAATGTTTATCATGAACCTGTATTATTGGGGAATGGAGCAGTTTATTGTTCAACAGGCGCTTTCGGCAAAAAGTCTTTCGCACAGTCAGAAAGGTATGGGATTGGCTTGTTTAGGAAAATTGTTATGTCCGTTTATCATCAATATTCCCGGACTTATAGGTGTTCATTTGTATAAAAATCTGGAGAATACGACCGAAGTTTTTCCATTAGTAGTAAAAGATACGTTACCTACGCTTTTAATTGGTTTAACTGCTGCAGTAGTTTTAGGCGCTGCAATAAGTACTTTTAATGCAGGTTTAAATAGCAGCAGTACGCTCTTTGTTTTGAATCTCTACAAACCTTGGTTAGAAAAAAGAAATAAGGAAATTACAGAGAAACATTTGGTTTATACAGGACGTAAATTCGAAATAATTGTTTCGGCTTTAGCCATGTTTTCGGCGCCATTTATTATGTTTAGCAAAGCTGGTTTTTATACGTATTTGCAACAGCTTGGAGGAATGTTTTGCGTGCCTATTTTTACCATTATTCTGGTTGGTTTTGTTTCGAAAAAAGTTCCGCCACAAGCTGCCAGAATCGGAATGGTGTTCTTTATTTTAAGTTATGTAATCTTTAATTATATTCTGGATATCAAACTTCATTATTTGCATATGCTGGCGATACTATTTGTTTTAACTACAATATGTATGTTGTTCGTTTCCAGGTTTTATCCGAATTATAAATATATCGAAATCAAACTTGAATCTGTTGGATTAGCACCCTGGAAAAACCGTTATTGGTATTTTGGCGCGCTCTTAATTGGGATGATTAGTATTTTTGTTTTATTCTCAAAATGGGGGATAGCGTAG